From the genome of Enoplosus armatus isolate fEnoArm2 chromosome 21, fEnoArm2.hap1, whole genome shotgun sequence, one region includes:
- the anxa13 gene encoding annexin A13, whose protein sequence is MGNCQPTIFPYEDFDVVADIKAIRKACKGFGTDEQAIIDILANRSSYQRQEIKQAYFDKYDDELVDVLKSELSGNFENAILAMLDPPVIYAVKELRKAMKGPGTDEDVLVEILCTATNADVAMFKECYFQVHERDLEADIEGDTSGDVRNLLMALLEGNRDESYEVDEGLAEQDATSLFEAGENCFGTDESTFTYILSSRNYLQLQATFKMYEQLSGTEILDVIENETSGTLKKCYIALVRVAKNPQLYFARRLNKAMKGAGTDEDTLIRIIVCRAEFDLETIKDMYLEKYDVSLKDALKDECGGDFKRLLVAICH, encoded by the exons ATGGGAAACTGTCAA cccacaatctttccctatGAGGATTTTGATGTCGTGGctgacatcaaggccatccgCAAAGCCTGCAAAGGGTTTG GAACTGATGAGCAGGCCATCATTGACATCCTGGCAAACCGCAGCTCGTATCAGCGTCAGGAAATTAAACAGGCCTACTTTGACAAGTATGACGAC GAGTTGGTGGATGTGTTGAAGAGCGAGTTGTCGGGGAACTTCGAGAACGCTATCCTCGCCATGCTGGACCCGCCCGTCATCTACGCCGTGAAGGAGCTGAGGAAGGCCATGAAGGGACCAGGCACTGATGAAGACGTCCTGGTGGAGATCCTCTGCACCGCCACCAATGCT GACGTCGCCATGTTCAAGGAATGCTACTTTCAGG TGCATGAACGTGATCTTGAAGCCGATATCGAGGGAGATACAAGCGGGGATGTAAGGAACCTGCTCATGGCTCTTTTAGAG GGAAACAGAGATGAGAGTTACGAGGTGGATGAGGGTCTGGCTGAACAAGATGCTACCTCCCTGTTTGAG GCCGGTGAGAATTGTTTTGGGACAGATGAGTCCACTTTCACCTACATCCTGTCCTCCAGAAACTACCTGCAGCTCCAGGCCACCTTCAAGATGTATGAGCAG CTCTCTGGAACTGAAATCCTGGATGTCATCGAGAACGAGACCTCTGGGACACTGAAGAAGTGCTACATTGCTCTTG TGAGAGTCGCGAAGAaccctcagctctactttgcCCGACGTCTGAACAAAGCAATGAAGGGAGCGGGCACTGACGAGGACACCCTCATTCGCATCATCGTGTGTCGCGCTGAG TTCGATCTGGAGACCATCAAAGACATGTATCTGGAGAAGTACGATGTGTCTCTGAAGGACGCCCTGAAGGACGAGTGCGGCGGCGACTTTAAACGCCTCCTTGTTGCTATCTGCCACTGA
- the LOC139304622 gene encoding coiled-coil domain-containing protein 106-like codes for MSSVWQQEPSGYSPCVEIDSSSVRCKDRLTSPAWLKQEQDELRIFKWENFQTGPSADAVQDNTPSSAMSAASHVESLPPRVLLTITKLQCMLESKQERIAALERQVEDLMQDRKFLRSQIENLTSNRSMPTFASPSPMTEATKPSKVQHSENKSRKREKASCSSSDSSDSGSEASNSSEVSAASSEHRRKKHHKDKKRSKKGKDYSRKRATGVQYVIHRYKQVLSAFIKKKSMSEAFRHLGIDRNTIANTASIAELHLAGKDMVPLVGMFRQGEETLVSYAHRCTLVIDSDADLSRRIDQMKANGELLPISGKRPRVLHSHLQQLGGAAESILIG; via the exons ATGTCGTCCGTGTGGCAGCAGGAGCCGTCGGGTTATTCTCCCTGCGTAGAGATCGACTCCAGCTCTGTGAGGTGCAAAGACAGACTCACGTCTCCGGCCTGGCTGAAGCAGGAACAAGACGAACTTCGCATctttaagtgggagaacttcCAGACGGGACCCTCAGCTGATGCTGTTCAGGACAACACACCCAGCAGCGCCATGTCCG CTGCCTCACATGTAGAAAGCCTGCCCCCGAGGGTGCTGCTGACCATCACCAAGCTCCAGTGCATGCTGGAGAGCAAACAGGAGCGCATTGCTGCCCTGGAGAGACAGGTGGAGGACCTGATGCAGGACCGCAAGTTCCTGAGGAGCCAGATTGAAAACCTCACAAGTAACCGCTCCATGCCAACTTTTGCATCACCCAGTCCGATGACTGAAG CTACTAAACCCAGCAAAGTGCAGCACTCAGAAAACAAATCTcggaagagagaaaaagcttCTTGTAGTTCCTCAGACAGCAGCGACAGCGGCTCTGAAGCGTCAAACTCATCTGAAGTGTCAGCGGCCTCGAGTGAACACAGAAGGAAGAAACACCACAAGGACAAGAAAAGATCAAAGAAAGGGAAGGActacagcaggaagagag CCACTGGTGTCCAGTATGTCATCCACCGCTACAAACAAGTCCTGTCAGCCTTCATCAAGAAGAAAAGCATGAGTGAAGCCTTCCGTCATCTGGGAATCGACCGGAACACCATCGCCAACACAGCGTCCATTGCCGAGCTCCACCTGGCCGGCAAAGACATGGTCCCCTTGGTGGGCATGTTTCGCCAAGGAGAAGAGACTCTGGTCAGCTATGCCCATAGGTGCACCTTGGTCATCGACAGCGACGCTGACCTGTCCAGGAGAATAGACCAGATGAAAGCGAACGGCGAGCTTCTGCCCATCTCAGGGAAAAGGCCGAGGGTGCTGCATTCTCACCTGCAGCAGCTAGGGGGCGCTGCAGAGAGCATTTTAATAGGTTGA